A genomic segment from Deltaproteobacteria bacterium encodes:
- a CDS encoding replication initiator protein A, with amino-acid sequence MAASPSHLVGTTSATELATNNRLLLVSRDEMNLAEFPLAVLSTRVDPKLKTLEFRDEQRLKNGEVMAREWIITAADKFGLPTATDDDVILALMRLSMNHGFRERKVFFTRYELLKILQWTTEGRSYSRLIKSFDRLSGVRIRATNAFYDNDSKSYQTCNFGIIDAYEINDSRGKASPSSTNCQTPKSFFTWSEVLFDSFKAGYIKKLNLELYFELSSAISRRLYRYLDKHFYYKSTFEKPLMVLAFEKLGLSRNYRYVSSVKQQLEPALEELVQKKFISHFDYGGHGMDTTLRIYAARPACG; translated from the coding sequence ATGGCGGCCTCACCTTCACATCTAGTGGGAACTACGAGCGCTACTGAGTTAGCGACTAATAATCGATTGCTTTTAGTTTCGCGCGATGAAATGAATTTAGCGGAATTCCCATTAGCTGTTCTTTCTACACGAGTAGATCCTAAACTAAAGACTTTGGAATTTCGCGATGAGCAGCGATTAAAAAATGGGGAGGTAATGGCACGGGAATGGATTATTACCGCTGCCGATAAATTCGGCCTACCGACAGCAACTGATGATGACGTCATTCTAGCTTTGATGCGTTTAAGCATGAACCATGGTTTCCGCGAGCGCAAAGTTTTTTTTACGCGCTACGAGCTCTTGAAAATTCTCCAGTGGACTACAGAGGGTCGAAGTTATAGTAGGCTCATAAAGAGTTTTGACCGGTTATCTGGTGTGCGCATAAGAGCAACTAATGCTTTTTATGATAACGACTCGAAATCATATCAAACTTGCAACTTTGGCATTATTGATGCCTATGAAATAAACGATTCGCGTGGGAAAGCATCGCCTTCAAGCACAAATTGCCAAACTCCCAAAAGCTTTTTTACTTGGAGCGAGGTTTTGTTTGATTCATTTAAGGCAGGCTATATTAAGAAACTCAATTTAGAGCTGTATTTTGAGCTGAGCAGCGCAATTAGTCGTCGCTTATACCGATATTTAGATAAGCATTTTTATTATAAGTCTACTTTTGAAAAGCCACTCATGGTGCTGGCTTTTGAGAAGCTGGGTTTATCTCGCAACTATCGCTATGTATCCTCCGTGAAACAGCAGTTGGAGCCGGCGCTTGAAGAGTTAGTGCAAAAAAAATTCATTTCACATTTCGACTACGGTGGCCACGGTATGGACACAACTCTTCGCATTTATGCAGCTAGGCCAGCTTGTGG